The Syntrophus gentianae genome contains the following window.
TTAACCATTTAAAACCATTCAACCTGAAAGATAAAAAGGGATCTCATGCACTTCATTGATCTGGCTGCTCAGCAGCAGCGAATCCGCAAAATACTGGAAGAAAAAGTACTGAGAGTCATGGATCACGGCCAGTACATCATGGGTCCGGAAATCAAGATGCTGGAGGAGGAACTGGCCGCCTTCACCGGGGTGAAACATGCCGTCGCCTGTTCTTCGGGGACAGATGCCCTCCTGATGGCCCTGATGGCTTATGGTGTCGGTCCGGGGGATGCGATTTTCACCACTCCCTTCACCTTCATCGCGACGGCGGAAGTGGTGGCTTTGCTGGGCGCAACGCCGGTTTTTGTGGATATTGATCCCAGGACATACAACATCGATCCGGAGAAACTGGAATTGGCCATTTCCGCCGTGAAAGAGAACAATCCTCAGCTTTATCCCCTGCCGGCAACCCGGAATTCGCAGACGCTGACGCCTCGGGGGATTATCCCCGTGGATCTCTTCGGATTGCCGGCGGATTACGACCTGATAAAGGCCATAGCCCAGGAGCATGGCCTTTTTGTCGTCGAGGATGCGGCGCAAGCCTTCGGTGCGGAATACCACGGGAAAAAGGCCGGCTCGCTGGCCGATATTGCCTGCACCTCCTTCTTTCCTGCAAAGCCTTTGGGGGGATACGGTGACGGCGGGATGTGCTTTACCGACAGTGACACCCTGGCGGATTCCATGATTTCCGTGCGGATACATGGAATGGGAAGCGACAGGTACGACAACATCCGGGTCGGAATCAACGGTCGGCTCGACACGCTTCAGGCGGCTATTCTCCTGGCCAAGTTTTCTCTCTTTCCCGAAGAAGTGACCCTGCGGCAACAGGTTGCCGAACGCTATTCGTCCCTGCTGGCGGAAAATGAATCCATCGTGGTTCCTTATGTCCCCGAGGGGTATCTTTCCGTCTGGGCTCAATATTCTCTTCTTGCCTGCGACGGCGCACTAAGGTCAGCCCTGCAGGATGCCCTGCAGAAAGAGGGAATTCCTACCGCGGTTTACTATCCGAAACCCTTACACGTTCAGACCGCTTTTACAGCCCTCGGCTACAAACCGGGAGATTTTCCCGTAAGCGACAACTGTGCGGAGCGGATCTTCAGCCTTCCCATGCATCCTTACTTGAAGGAGGATGACCAGAAAAGAATTGCCGCTGTGATCAATCGGATTTGAGCAAAAAGATCCGACAGAATAATGAAGACTATCGCCATTATTGTTGCAGAATATCGGATAAAGAATCTTACATGCAATATTTCGCTACCGAAGATTTAAAGCATTAAGCTCAGGCGATACTTGCGGGGTTGTGAACAGGTTTCGTTATGTCACTGAGAGACAAGGCAGCAAAAGGTTTGAAATGGACGACTTTCTCTACGGTCTTCAGTGCTTTTTTGAATTTCACTCAAATGGCAATTCTTGCCCATTTGCTGAGTCCCGTGGATTTCGGCCTTATGGGCATGGTTCTTATTGTGGTGGGTTTCGGACAGATCTTTTCGGATATGGGGGTATCAAGTGCCATCATTTATCGGCAGGATACAACGAGAGAACAGCTGTCCAGTCTTTACTGGTTGAATATTGTTTCCGGCATCGTAGCATGCTGTATGATACTTATTGCCAACCCGTTTATTATCGCTTTTTACCACGAGCCACGTCTCCATGGTCTCATACAAATAGCTTCTTTGATTTTTCTGGTTACTCCTTTTGGACAGCAGTATCAGATTTTGTTGCAGAAAGAGCTTCAGTTCAATCGATTGGCCGGGATAACCATTCTAGGTTATTTAACGAATGCGGTGGTATCAATTCTACTTGCCTGGGCAGGGCGCGGTGTTTATTCACTCATTTGGGGACAGTTTGCCAATTCTGTTGTGCGAGTTATGGCCCTGATTCTTACAAACCCGAACCAGTGGAGGCCGACCCTTCACTTTTCTTTTAGTGATTTAAAAGGATACCTCGGTTTTGGCTTCTATCAGATGGGTGACAAGACAGCCAATTACTTTAATGTTTATTTGATTCAGATTCTTCTAGGATCAATGCTTGGAGCAAAAGCTCTGGGTTATTATACCCTTGCATTCGATCTCGTCTATAAACCGACCTCAGCGATCACGCCAATTATCACGCGTGTTGCTTTTCCCGTTTTTTCCAAAATTCAGGAAAACAAACTGCTAATGAAGAAAGGATACATGAAGGTCCTTCAATTA
Protein-coding sequences here:
- a CDS encoding MOP flippase family protein yields the protein MSLRDKAAKGLKWTTFSTVFSAFLNFTQMAILAHLLSPVDFGLMGMVLIVVGFGQIFSDMGVSSAIIYRQDTTREQLSSLYWLNIVSGIVACCMILIANPFIIAFYHEPRLHGLIQIASLIFLVTPFGQQYQILLQKELQFNRLAGITILGYLTNAVVSILLAWAGRGVYSLIWGQFANSVVRVMALILTNPNQWRPTLHFSFSDLKGYLGFGFYQMGDKTANYFNVYLIQILLGSMLGAKALGYYTLAFDLVYKPTSAITPIITRVAFPVFSKIQENKLLMKKGYMKVLQLLSSVNFPVTLGMAALAPVAVPVIYGERWMPSVILIQILAFIALLRSSGSPVSALMLGNGKADWGFHWSVGKMVFQIPGLYLGAKLGGAVGATVAFLCLQLAISTFAYLLLIRPLLGSCLKEYLGSMWPALWLSLVMALGIILVAAGFQNIKQIHLLMFQILCGIGIYGALMFLSNRSLMFEIVELVWKKK
- a CDS encoding DegT/DnrJ/EryC1/StrS family aminotransferase, which translates into the protein MHFIDLAAQQQRIRKILEEKVLRVMDHGQYIMGPEIKMLEEELAAFTGVKHAVACSSGTDALLMALMAYGVGPGDAIFTTPFTFIATAEVVALLGATPVFVDIDPRTYNIDPEKLELAISAVKENNPQLYPLPATRNSQTLTPRGIIPVDLFGLPADYDLIKAIAQEHGLFVVEDAAQAFGAEYHGKKAGSLADIACTSFFPAKPLGGYGDGGMCFTDSDTLADSMISVRIHGMGSDRYDNIRVGINGRLDTLQAAILLAKFSLFPEEVTLRQQVAERYSSLLAENESIVVPYVPEGYLSVWAQYSLLACDGALRSALQDALQKEGIPTAVYYPKPLHVQTAFTALGYKPGDFPVSDNCAERIFSLPMHPYLKEDDQKRIAAVINRI